In the genome of Quercus robur chromosome 3, dhQueRobu3.1, whole genome shotgun sequence, one region contains:
- the LOC126718530 gene encoding RNA-binding motif protein 25 translates to MADSTTETLESKPPQPEPEAPNPQPDPQPQSSTPPPSSTSTPIAVNPNLNTPPPPPPAPLQPQLQPQHQPQQVSYVAPPPVPQVSGGGGVVMPPPPPSAPSFRPVPQFSPIPNYQNPGVQPPGVAPMMQMPPYQMQQQQQQHPGQPMRPYAPPPQMPMPNGYPGLPRYPSPYPAMVRPTFPMRLPGAIGVPPIVSRPPIPGVPGVVRPIISPVIRPAVVPTVTSAEKPQTTVYIGKIASTVDNDFMLSLLKLCGPVKSWKRAQDPTDGTPKGFGFCEFESAEGVLRALRLLSKFNIDGQELVLNVNQATKEYLERYVDKQTENSKKLKDAQAAAPEKEEGSAVGVEKSEHLKADVENSNKEDNSSGSKENHDFANFGIVTDEDKDTDREAVEKLTSMIEERLKTRPLPPPPPPITDGGSGNSNSDVPAKSRDGDSEMRNDAAEDKNDDETTSETKPTSEHDRPETSSPDRNRKYERSRDRDRERDLKREKDREIDRYERETERERVRKEREQRRKIEEAERKYEECLKEWEYRERDKEKQRQNEKDREKERERKRKKEIKHDEEDEDEDSKRWRRRTLEEKRKKRLREKEEDLADRRKEEEEIADAKRRAEEELQQKLQRDALKVSSNPVMNGVAKTVSVEPSSVEMKENAVEQDYEGDPAQELHTGDGVVRNGTGEESTTASVAVSDTRHTGNAPAKKLGFGLVGSGKRTAVPSVFHEEEDDDAHKDKKMRPLVPIDYSTEELEAVQPTAPGAPPSNLVAATEFAKRISNVNPKEDKFDAERERSRRSNDKSSQRDRDRGDEDVNRTRDENKEKSLDRDRDRGQGMDKLKTSENTKLLSLKQLIDMIPRTKEELFSYEVNWAVYDKHELHERMRPWISKKITEFLGEEETTLVDYIVSSTQEHVKATQMLELLQSILDDEAEMFVLKMWRMLIYEIKRVEAGLISK, encoded by the exons ATGGCTGACTCTACTACTGAAACCCTAGAATCCAAACCTCCGCAACCCGAACCCGAAGCCCCAAATCCCCAACCCGATCCACAACCTCAATCGTCAACTCCTCCACCGTCGTCCACATCTACGCCGATCGCTGTAAACCCTAATTTGAACACTCCGCCACCACCGCCGCCGGCGCCGCTACAGCCACAGTTACAGCCTCAGCATCAGCCTCAGCAGGTCTCCTACGTGGCGCCACCGCCGGTGCCGCAGGTATCCGGCGGCGGAGGAGTTGTCAtgcctcctcctcctccatctGCGCCTTCGTTCCGGCCGGTGCCGCAGTTCTCGCCCATACCGAATTACCAAAACCCTGGTGTTCAGCCTCCCGGTGTGGCTCCGATGATGCAGATGCCGCCGTATCAGAtgcaacagcagcagcagcagcacccGGGGCAGCCTATGAGGCCTTACGCGCCGCCGCCGCAGATGCCTATGCCGAATGGTTATCCCG GACTTCCTCGTTATCCATCTCCATACCCAGCTATGGTTCGACCTACATTCCCTATGCGCCTACCAGGAGCAATTGGTGTGCCTCCAATAGTGTCACGCCCTCCTATTCCAGGGGTTCCTGGAGTTGTTCGCCCCATTATATCCCCTGTTATTAGGCCAGCTGTTGTTCCTACTGTTACTTCAGCTGAGAAACCACAAACCACAGTTTACATTGGTAAGATTGCATCAACAGTGGACAATGATTTTATGCTGTCTCTTCTTAAG CTATGTGGACCTGTCAAAAGTTGGAAACGTGCTCAAGATCCCACAGATGGGACTCCTAAAGGATTTGGGTTCTGTGAATTTGAGTCTGCTGAAGGGGTTCTTCGTGCATTGCGCCTACTTAGTAAATTCAATATTGATGGGCAAGAATTGGTG TTAAATGTCAATCAAGCTACAAAAGAATATCTGGAACGGTATGTTGACAAACAAACTGAAAACTCAAAGAAACTTAAAGATGCACAAGCTGCAGCGCCTGAGAAAGAGGAGGGAAGTGCAGTAGGGGTTGAGAAGAGTGAACATCTGAAGGCTGATGTAGAGAACTCAAATAAAGAGGACAATAGTTCAGGGAGCAAGGAAAATCATGACTTTGCTAATTTTGGAATCGTGACTGACGAAGACAAGGACACTGACCGCGAGGCTGTGGAGAAGCTTACAAGCATGATAGAAGAAAGATTAAAGACCAGGCCTCTGCCTCCTCCCCCTCCTCCAATTACTGATGGTGGCTCTGGGAATTCAAACTCAGACGTCCCTGCTAAATCAAGGGATGGGGACTCAGAAATGAGAAATG ATGCAGCTGAAGATAAAAACGATGACGAGACAACTAGTGAAACCAAACCAACTAGTGAGCACGATAGGCCTGAAACAAGTTCACCTGATAGGAATAGAAAGTATGAGAGGAGTAGAGATAGAGACCGAGAGAGGGATCTGAAAAGGGAGAAGGACCGGGAGATTGACAGATATGAAAGGGAAACAGAGCGAGAGCGGGTTAGAAAAGAAAGGGAGCAAAGAAGAAAGATTGAGGAGGCTGAGCGTAAATATGAGGAGTGTCTTAAGGAGTGGGAGTATAGAGAAAGAGACAAAGAGAAACAGCGGCAGAATGAGAAGGACAGGGAAAAAGAGAGGGAACGCAAACGGAAGAAGGAGATAAAacatgatgaagaagatgaggatgaggattcGAAAAGGTGGCGGCGCCGGACattagaagaaaagagaaagaagaggcTACGGGAAAAGGAAGAGGACTTGGCTGACAGACgtaaagaagaggaagaaattgCTGACGCCAAGAGGAGAGCTGAGGAGGAATTGCAACAGAAACTACAGAGGGATGCATTGAAGGTTTCATCCAATCCTGTAATGAACGGAGTTGCAAAAACTGTTTCAGTCGAGCCATCCAGTGTCGAAATGAAAGAGAACGCTGTGGAACAGGATTATGAAGGTGATCCTGCTCAGGAGCTCCATACAG GTGATGGGGTTGTACGAAATGGTACTGGTGAAGAATCAACCACGGCATCAGTTGCTGTATCAGACACACGACATACTGGCAATGCCCCTGCAAAAAAGTTAGGGTTTGGTTTAGTTGGCTCTGGAAAACGAACTGCTGTCCCTTCTGTTTTCCATGAGGAGGAGGATGATGATGCACATAAGGATAAAAAGATGAGGCCCCTTGTCCCAATTGATTATTCAACTGAGGAACTGGAGGCTGTCCAACCTACTGCACCTGGGGCACCACCATCAAATTTGGTTGCAGCAACAGAATTTGCAAAGCGCATATCAAATGTTAATCCCAAAGAAGATAAGTTTGATGCAGAAAGGGAAAGAAGTAGACGTTCCAATGACAAGTCAAGCCAGCGGGATAGGGACCGGGGTGATGAGGATGTGAATCGCACCAGAGATGAGAATAAGGAGAAGAGTCTTGACCGGGACAGGGATCGGGGACAGGGGATGGATAAACTGAAGACATCAGAAAACACAAAACTTTTGAGTTTAAAACAATTGATAGATATGATACCAAGGACAAAGGAGGAGTTATTTTCATATGAGGTTAATTGGGCTGTATATGACAAG CATGAGCTTCATGAAAGAATGAGGCCGTGGATTTCAAAAAAGATAACAGAGTTTTTAGGAGAGGAAGAAACCACACTGGTAGATTACATTGTATCCAGTACTCAAGAACATGTGAAGGCAACTCAAATGCTGGAACTACTGCAATCAATTTTAGATGATGAAGCCGAAATGTTTGTGCTCAAAATGTGGAGGATGCTCATCTATGAAATCAAGAGAGTAGAGGCAGGCCTTATTTCAAAGTGA
- the LOC126718527 gene encoding ubiquitin-like-specific protease 1D isoform X7 encodes MEEDRAKKRPLDLDWEKLLPNSSQNDDDDDDAPPELIVKSSTTTATMGSGDERHEDFEKWSDRMLEEQIERKRRTCETMGPRMPDKGEKLRLTLKRIEDERERRKLARPQKLNSSYAYEGDGCEKPTQSRSSGTVGVSNGFREESTSSQANSGSTFASRLCQKMEENQIICGETEAFKEELSVLSRCDRRKMTSKEELSQSRRHRGRSSSKQWSSQRHNKLSKHALLNANKKRRASPTSSLHQNGEHWSSSFAKKLKVVWLPLNLKDAFQVHPNGSRHKKEQTVVLIDEDESQSLIEEDESESLEITERVDNAECMKDAKITYPSRDDPESIEICYVDINCLAPEGYLTSTIMNFYIRYIQLQASPTNRAMCDYHFFNTYFYNKLKEAVSYKGSDKDTYFAKFRRWWKGVNIFQKAYVLIPIHEDLHWSLVIICIPDKEDETGPIILHLDSLRLHSSRSIFENIKSFMKAEWTYLASEVAPLNLPIADKIWKHLPRRIEEKAIAEWHLCPAI; translated from the exons ATGGAAGAAGACAGAGCAAAGAAAAGACCTCTAGACCTTGATTGGGAAAAGCTTCTACCCAATTCTAGCCAaaacgacgacgacgacgacgacgcaCCGCCGGAACTGATCGTGAAGTCgtccaccaccaccgccacaaTGGGCAGTGGCGACGAGCGGCACGAAGACTTCGAGAAATGGAGCGATCGGATGCTGGAAGAGCAGATAGAGAGAAAGCGGCGCACTTGCGAGACCATGGGTCCCAGAATGCCGGACAAAGGGGAGAAGTTACGCCTCACTCTCAAGCGAATTGAGGACGAGAGAGAGCGCAGGAAACTCGCTCGACCCCAAAAACTCAACTCCTCCTATGCCTAT GAAGGTGATGGATGTGAGAAGCCCACACAATCAAGGAGCTCAGGTACTGTTG GTGTTTCTAATGGCTTTAGGGAAGAGTCCACATCATCTCAAGCCAATTCAGGGTCCACATTTGCTTCTCGTTTATGTCAAAAGATGGAAGAAAAT caGATAATTTGTGGGGAAACTGAAGCATTTAAGGAAGAGTTATCAGTTTTGAGTCGTTGTGACCGCCGGAAAATGACAAGTAAGGAAGAGTTATCACAAAGTAGAAGACATAGAGGTCGATCATCATCAAAACAATGGTCTTCTCAACGTCACAACAAACTTTCAAAACATGCTCTCTTGAATGCTAATAAGAAACGTAGAGCTTCTCCTACTTCTTCTCTTCACCAGAATGGAGAACATTGGTCCAGCAGCTTCGCCAAGAA ATTGAAGGTTGTGTGGCTGCCATTGAATTTAAAG GATGCTTTTCAAGTCCATCCAAATGGTTCAAGGCATAAGAAG GAGCAAACCGTTGTTCTCATAGATGAGGATGAGTCTCAAAGTCTAATAGAGGAGGATGAATCTGAGAGTCTAGAGATTACAGAGCGAGTGGACAATGCTGAATG CATGAAAGATGCAAAGATCACCTACCCCTCGAG GGATGATCCAGAATCTATTGAAATTTGTTACGTGGACATAAACTGCCTTGCTCCAGAAGGCTATTTGACATCAACTATTATGAATTTTTACATCAG ATATATTCAGCTACAAGCATCTCCTACAAATAGAGCAATGTGTGATTATCATTTTTtcaacacatatttttacaacaagCTTAAAGAGGCTGTATCATACAAG GGAAGTGATAAGGATACTTATTTTGCCAAGTTCAGAAGGTGGTGGAAGGGTGTCAATATATTTCAGAAGGCATATGTACTTATTCCGATACATGAAGA TCTTCATTGGAGCTTGGTGATTATATGTATCCCAGACAAGGAAGATGAAACAGGACCAATTATTCTTCATTTGGATTCATTAAGACTTCACTCAAGCAGATCAATTTTTGAGAACATCAAAAg